The genome window AGAATTTAAATTAAAATTATTATCATTTCTTAAAATAAATTCTATTAAACAATCATTTTCATTAATAGTATTTTTCGGTAAGAAAATATCGTTTAAAGGAGTTGATATTATCTTTAAAAAATCACTTTTAAATTTCATTCGCAAATATAAATTTAAAAATAAAGGTTTTGTCAAGCTTGAAATATCAAAATAAGGATGAATTAAGGGAGTATTTAATTGATAAAAATTATTTTTAGAAATACAACATTCATCTATCCAAAAGGCAGAAAAAGCGTACTTATTATTTGCAATTGACCAAGCACTAAAATCACCTTTTTCACATTGATTTTCTAAGCTTTCTATGCAAGAAATAAGTTCATTAGGAATATGTGTTTGTAAATATTTTTGGATTGGAAAATTCATGATATGACTACCCTGCCTTGTCTGTCCAGGGCATTTAAATACACTATTATAAGGTGCAATATGGAATTATTCACTAAAGTAAAACCTCACTGTCCTTTTTTAATGCCTGAAACAGAAGTTAACCAGACAAACTTCAATAATTTTTGCAACTTAAATCTTGGAGTAGCCCCAAATAGAGTCACCAAAGATATTTTACTATGGCTTGATGAAGACCATGGTGCAGGCGACCCTACCTTATTTGCCGCTCAGGCCAAAAATCAAACTGCCAATTTTTATATTGTTGCAAAACAAGATTTTATCTTAACAGGATTACCTGTGATGTGCGAAACATTCCGCCTTGCATCCGGTGGTGAATTAAAATTATTCTCTGATTTCAAAGAGGGAGACCAAATTAAAAAAGGAGATGTTCTTCTTGGGGGTAAAGGAAATGCAGCTGCTATTTTATTAGGCGAACGAGTGGCTCTAAATTTATGCGCAAAATTATCAGGAATAACAACTAAAACAAGCTCTATTTTAACTGAGATTAGAAAATATTCTCCATCTATTTATTTATTAGAAACGAGAAAAACAACTCCAGGTCTTAGAATTTATGAAAAATATGCTACAAGAAATGGTGGCGCTCGGAATCATCGCCATGGCTTAGATTCTGGTTCAATGTTAAAAGAAAACCATTTAAGATACTTTGGCTCTATAGAGTATGCTTTAGATTGCGTATCCAATAAAACTCCTGTACTCAATAAAATAGAAATTGAAGTAACAAATTTAGTAGAATTTAGAGCTGCATTAAATAAAGGTGCTGATGTAATTATGCTTGATAATTTCAGCTTAGAAGATGTTCATCAAGCAGTAAAAGAAAGAAATAATTTTAATAAAAATACAAAACTTGAATTAAGTGGGAATTTAGATGAAAAAAATATAAAGCAAATATCCTCTTCAGGAGTTGATTATTTAAGCATGGGTGCATTGATCCATAAAGCAATTTGGATTGATATTAGCTTACAGTTATATATGCAGGACTAGTTTGGATCTCAAATGAATACAAAAGATTTTTATACAATTTACACTGAATACACTCCCTCTACAATGGATTTAGCCAAGCATTACAAAAATAGCCATGACAATAATAATATTATTGCGGTTGTAACTCGAAATCAAACTTTTGGTAGAGGTAGGGGAGGTTCCGTTTGGCAACAAGCCGATTTATCTATCTTGGATAATCAATCTACCGCAGAATTAAAATATTATTCTGATTTAACAGATATAATGGCTTCATCATTAGACTTTTTACCATTAACCCTCATCGTTCCTGCTTCAAGAGTAAAAGTTCCATTTGAATGGATAACCGCACTTGTTTCATGCGCTCTTTTAGATGCCCTGACAACAACAGGAAATTTTATTAAATCAACTATTCATGGGCTTCCTTTTGCAAGTAACTCTATTTTATGTATTAAATGGCCGAATGATTTAATTTTTTTCAATAAAAATATCAGCAATACTGAATATAAAAAAGTTAGTGGCATTCTTTGTGAAACCAGTTCACAAAGTGGAAAAATTGGAGATATTTTTATTGGAATAGGATTAAATTTTTTTTCCAAACCTGATCTTGATAAAGCGATCTCATTTTGGGAAAGTATATTTAGCAATGAACTAAATAAAAATGAAAGAAGAGAACTTAATAAGTTACTTAAAGATCTTGATTTTAAAAAAGCTATTGTTACAAAATTTTGTGACAATTTTAAAAAAGAATTCATTGATCTTCTTTTCTCTGAAAGAAATTCTTCTCAAATTAAATCGATAGTTCAATCCAGATCAATCCCACATGGAACTTTCATCTCTGTTGATAAAGGAACTAGAAAGGGTGAATTTATTGGTTTAGATGATAACGGAGGTTTACTTTTATCTGGGAACAGAAACTCTATTTTGTCTGGAAATATATCTATCGAGAATCCTGTTAATATAAAGACGAAGTCAAGTCTTAATATAGAGCTAAAAAGCGCCCCCGTTTTTGCAATTGATTTTGGAAACACAACTATTCATACAACTTACCAAGCCACAAATTCAAAATTATATCATGCAAATATCTCTTATGAAACTATTGCTTCTGAAAATGGAACTATTTTAAGAGATTCTTTCAAACCACTGGTTGAAGGATTATTAGCCGATCGTAAAGAAAAAATTGAACTTATCTATACAACAGTAAATACAGCTGAAAAAACTAAAAATTCAATTCAAAAAATCAAAGATTACTTTAAATCTCTTTTTCCAGAAATTATATTTAATGAAATTAAATTAACTGAGCAAGATATTTTTAGTTGCATAAATATTTCAGGTAATTTTGAAATAAGTAGACTAGGCGCAGATAGAGCTCTGAAATTTTTGTTTGCCGCTAATGAGGCAAAAAAACAAAACATCAATGTTTTAACTTTTTCTTTCGGTACAGCAGTAACTTGTGAAGGTGTTAGTTCTAAATTAGGCATCTTAGAAAATTTTGTTTTTCCAGGTATCCAAATGGCTTTAAATGCTATTAATCATTTTACAGCTCTTGTTCCTTTATTTAAAGCAAACCCTGAATTGTTTCAAGCAAATAATTCTCTTTGGAATCAAGAGATTTATGTTCAAAGGGGAGTATTTCTATCAACTGCGGCTAGCGTAATAGCTACTATTGAAATGCACCAACCATGTAAGTGTTATTTTAGCGGTGGAAATTCCGATTCCGTTTTAAAAATAATAGAGTTAATGTACCCAAATAAAAATTATAACATCGAAATATTACCAAATATTGAAACAGAGGTAATAATAAAAAATAAAGACAATATACTAAAGAAACAAAAAGAATTTGAGCTTCAAAAAAAACATTTAATTAATGAAAATATTTTAAAAATAAAAAATATTATTGA of Pigmentibacter sp. JX0631 contains these proteins:
- the nadC gene encoding carboxylating nicotinate-nucleotide diphosphorylase; translated protein: MELFTKVKPHCPFLMPETEVNQTNFNNFCNLNLGVAPNRVTKDILLWLDEDHGAGDPTLFAAQAKNQTANFYIVAKQDFILTGLPVMCETFRLASGGELKLFSDFKEGDQIKKGDVLLGGKGNAAAILLGERVALNLCAKLSGITTKTSSILTEIRKYSPSIYLLETRKTTPGLRIYEKYATRNGGARNHRHGLDSGSMLKENHLRYFGSIEYALDCVSNKTPVLNKIEIEVTNLVEFRAALNKGADVIMLDNFSLEDVHQAVKERNNFNKNTKLELSGNLDEKNIKQISSSGVDYLSMGALIHKAIWIDISLQLYMQD
- a CDS encoding type III pantothenate kinase, translating into MNTKDFYTIYTEYTPSTMDLAKHYKNSHDNNNIIAVVTRNQTFGRGRGGSVWQQADLSILDNQSTAELKYYSDLTDIMASSLDFLPLTLIVPASRVKVPFEWITALVSCALLDALTTTGNFIKSTIHGLPFASNSILCIKWPNDLIFFNKNISNTEYKKVSGILCETSSQSGKIGDIFIGIGLNFFSKPDLDKAISFWESIFSNELNKNERRELNKLLKDLDFKKAIVTKFCDNFKKEFIDLLFSERNSSQIKSIVQSRSIPHGTFISVDKGTRKGEFIGLDDNGGLLLSGNRNSILSGNISIENPVNIKTKSSLNIELKSAPVFAIDFGNTTIHTTYQATNSKLYHANISYETIASENGTILRDSFKPLVEGLLADRKEKIELIYTTVNTAEKTKNSIQKIKDYFKSLFPEIIFNEIKLTEQDIFSCINISGNFEISRLGADRALKFLFAANEAKKQNINVLTFSFGTAVTCEGVSSKLGILENFVFPGIQMALNAINHFTALVPLFKANPELFQANNSLWNQEIYVQRGVFLSTAASVIATIEMHQPCKCYFSGGNSDSVLKIIELMYPNKNYNIEILPNIETEVIIKNKDNILKKQKEFELQKKHLINENILKIKNIIEEKKSINLQEQFKDKSISDIAKTMLKARDPKSIIRTAELNDNDFRKIGTHIEGLQSEERLDSYMANKFQFHNRETWRERIEKGEVKIEHGAHNKNREKIHLNKVKPTYKIKNFDQVWLFHPPEYEPDIIENIDVIYDNGDVCVFSKPPNMVIHAAGIYGKNTFVNIAQKMGYGDCAAVHRIDRETSGILACARKSETRNIISEAFRQGKVDKMYIAVTKGENDLPEKFRVTLPIGEPEQSLIRLKLWINGKSSQNAETWFAKLSQHEDYTLYACLPQTGRTNQIRIHLAAIGQWIVGDKMYHPNEQVFLEFYEKGYTDWVHEQTLFPRHMLHNTAINIAGESNISTSLEQPIVCELSEDMLNFDIVKKLLERAKIPINKIEQRSFFKNIFIQLNKVNFQNFPEISEGGYL